From Cervus elaphus chromosome 25, mCerEla1.1, whole genome shotgun sequence, one genomic window encodes:
- the LOC122683676 gene encoding LOW QUALITY PROTEIN: eukaryotic translation initiation factor 2 subunit 3-like (The sequence of the model RefSeq protein was modified relative to this genomic sequence to represent the inferred CDS: substituted 1 base at 1 genomic stop codon), with amino-acid sequence MAGGKAGVTLGQPHLSQQDLATLDVSKLTPLSHEVISRQATINIDTIGHVAHGKSTVVKAISGVHTVRFKNELXRNITIKLGHANAKIYKLDDPSCPQPECYRSCGSSTPDEFPTDIPGTKGNFKLVRLVSFLHCPGHDILMATMLNGATVMDAALLLIAGNESCPQPQTFEHLAAIEIMKLKHILILQNKIDLVKESQAKEQYEQILAFVQGTVAEGAPIISISAQLKYNIEVVCEYIAKKIPVPPRDFTSEPRFIVIRSSDVNKPGCEVDDLKGGVTGGSILKGVLKVGQEIEVRPGIVSKDSEGKLMCKPIFSKIVSLFTEHNDLQYAAPGGLIGVGTKIDPTLCRADRMVGQALGAVGALPEIFTELEISYFLLRRFLGVRTEGDKKTAKVQKLSKNELLMVNTGSLSTGGRVSAVKADLSKIVLTNPVCTEVGEKNCT; translated from the coding sequence ATGGCAGGGGGCAAGGCTGGTGTGACTTTAGGGCAGCCGCACCTTTCTCAGCAAGATCTCGCTACTTTGGATGTTTCCAAGTTGACACCACTTTCACATGAAGTTATCAGCAGACAAGCCACAATTAATATAGATACAATTGGTCATGTAGCTCATGGGAAATCTACAGTTGTAAAAGCTATTTCTGGAGTCCACACTGTCCGTTTCAAAAATGAACTGTAAAGAAATATTACAATCAAACTTGGCCATGCTAATGCTAAGATTTATAAACTTGACGACCCAAGTTGTCCTCAGCCAGAATGTTATAGATCCTGTGGAAGTAGCACACCCGATGAGTTTCCTACAGACATTCCAGGGACCAAAGGGAACTTCAAATTAGTCAGGCTTGTTTCCTTTCTTCACTGTCCTGGCCACGATATTCTGATGGCTACTATGCTAAACGGTGCCACAGTGATGGATGCTGCTCTTCTGTTGATAGCTGGTAACGAGTCTTGTCCTCAGCCTCAGACATTTGAACACCTGGCTGCTATAGAAATCATGAAACTGAAGCATATTTTGATTctacaaaataaaattgatttggtAAAAGAAAGCCAGGCTAAAGAACAGTATGAACAGATCCTTGCATTTGTTCAAGGTACAGTAGCAGAAGGCGCTCCTATTATCTCAATTTCTGCTCAGCTAAAATACAATATTGAAGTTGTCTGTGAGTACATAGCAAAGAAAATTCCAGTACCCCCAAGAGACTTTACTTCAGAACCCAGATTTATTGTTATTAGATCCTCTGATGTCAACAAACCTGGCTGTGAAGTTGATGACCTTAAGGGGGGTGTAACTGGTGGTAGTATTCTAAAAGGAGTATTAAAGGTGGGCCAGGAGATAGAAGTCAGACCTGGTATTGTTTCCAAAGACAGTGAAGGAAAACTCATGTGTAAGCCTATCTTTTCCAAAATTGTATCGCTTTTCACAGAGCATAATGATCTTCAGTATGCTGCCCCAGGAGGTCTTATTGGAGTTGGAACAAAAATTGACCCCACTTTGTGCCGGGCTGACAGAATGGTGGGGCAAGCACTTGGTGCAGTTGGAGCTTTACCTGAGATCTTCACAGAATTGGAAATTTCCTATTTCCTGCTTAGACGGTTTCTAGGTGTTCGCACTGAAGGAGACAAGAAAACAGCGAAAGTACAAAAGTTGTCTAAGAATGAACTGCTTATGGTGAATACAGGATCCCTGTCAACAGGAGGAAGAGTTAGTGCAGTCAAGGCTGATTTGAGCAAAATCGTCTTGACTAATCCTGTGTGCACAGAAGTAGGAGAAAAAAATTGCACTTAG